GTACTCATGGCGGCCATCCACCTGGCGCAGCTTGGCACGCAGCGTCTTGACGTGGGTATCGACGGTGCGGTCTGCGCTGTCCGCCTGTACGCCCCATACGCGATCCAGCAGATAGTCCCGCGCGAGGATGCGGCCGGCATGTTCCAGCAGGCAGGCCAGCAAACCGTATTCCATGCGCGTCAGCGCCAGCGCAGTGCCGTGCAGCAGGATGCGCTGGCCTGCCAGGTCATGCACAAAGGCTTCCGGCGCCGGAGCGCCCGGGCCCGCAGTCATCTGCCGGCTGCGCCGTAGCAAGGCGCGCAGACGTGCCACCAGTTCGCGCGGGCTGAACGGCTTGCCGAGATAGTCATCCGCACCGAGCTCCAACCCCAGCACGCGGTCGAGCTCATCGCTGCGGGCACTGAGCATCAGGATCGGCAGTGTGGCGGTAGCGGCCTGCTGGCGCAACTCGCGGCAGAAGTCCAGCCCGCTGCCATCCGGCAGGCCGATATCGAGGATCAGTGCGGCATACGCCTGCTGCTCGAGCTGCCGGCGCGCATCCTGCAGCAGCAGGCAGTGCGTGGTGATCATGCCTTCGCGGGCCAGGGCGTAGGTCACGGTTTCCGCGATGGCGGGATCATCCTCGACCAGCAACAGAGGGCAGGGGGCGGGCACCGTCATGTCCTGCCCGACCTGGCGTGCAAGTGCGTGAAGAATGCTGCCGCCATCTCCATGCGCGGATCAGATGGTGGTGCCTGCCGGCTTGCGCAGGCGCTGGATCAGCGTCACCACCGCCAGCACCACCGCCCCCACCAGCAGGCCGATGCCCAGGTTGACCAGCATGGCGGTCACGGAGCTGAACAGCCCGCTCCAGCTCAGCTCGATCTCGTGCAGCCAGTGCGCCAGCGGTGCAATACCGTGCGCAATGATGCCGCCACCTACCAGGAACATCGCCAGCGTGCCCAGCACCGACAGCGCGCGCATCAGCCAGGGGGTGACCCACAGCAGGAAACGGCCGAAGGATTGTGCGAGGCTGCCCGCCTTGCGGCTGAGCCACAGGCCCATGTCGTCCAGCTTCACGATGCCGGCCACCAGTCCGTACACGCCAATCGTCATCACGATGGCAATCGCCGACAGCACCGCGATGCGCTGCGGCAGCGCAGCCGCAGCCACCGTGCCCAGGCTGATCACGATGATCTCTGCGGACAGGATGAAGTCGGTGCGGATAGCACCCTTGATCTTGTCCTTCTCGTACGCAACCAGATCCACGTCCGGATTGGCCACGGCTTCCACCATCTCCGCGTGATGTGCCGCGTCTTCCGTTTTGCTGTGCAGGAACGTGTGCGCCAGCTTTTCCACGCCTTCGAAACAGAGGAAGGCTCCGCCTACCATCAGCAGCGGCTTGATCAGCCAGGGCAGGAAGGCGCTGATCAGCAGCGCCAGCGGCACCAGAATCAGCTTGTTCACGAACGAGCCCTTGGCCACTGCCCAAACCACCGGCAACTCGCGGTCTGCCTTCACGCCGGAGACCTGCTGCGCATTCAGCGCCAGATCATCGCCCAGCACGCCGGCCGTTTTCTTGGCGGCGACCTTGGTCATTACGGAAACGTCGTCGAGCAGGGTCGCGATGTCGTCAAGCAGCAGAAACAGACTGGAGGCCATGGAGAAAGTGTTCTGAAGAAAAAGCTGGTGAAATTGTAGAGAGATTGCGCGCCACCTCCATGTCAGCCGGAGCCGGATTGTGGTGCATGGCGCGAAAAAGACGGCAGTCCAGCGGCATTGTGCGCAGCAATGAAAAACGCCTGTGTCTTTTGGACACAGGCGTTGCGGTACCTGATGCTTCAGGTGCGCAGGCTTACAGGGCGATCACGCCGCCGTCCTTGCGCGTTACCACCACGGTCGCAGAACGCGGACGCTTGTGGTCCTTGTGCTGGCTGGTGATGCCCGGCTGGTTGCCCGGCCAGTGGCTGGTGAACTCATTGGTGGCAAAGTTGGCATCGGCCTCGCCCGGGTGCTGCACGTTGAAGAACAGCGTCTTGCCGTCCGGAGTCACCACCACGCCGGTGATTTCGCAGTCGTACGGGCCGACCAGGAAGCGGCGGATGTTCTCGCCCGTGGCATGGGCACCCATGATGGTTTGCTGGCCTTCCTTGGTGGTCACGGTCTTGCCGTCGCCCACCTCACCCGGAATCGCGGCCAGCATCATGCAGTTGGTCACGTCGGTATAGGCGCCGTCGTCCGTCTGGATCCACAGCAGGCCTGCGCCGCCTTGCGTGCGCTGGTCAAAGTACAGGCCATCCGGGCTGGAGAAGTCGTTGGTGGCGCTCAGCTTGGACAGGTTCTCGCTTTGCTTGCCATCGACGCGGGCGCCGAACAGATAGATGTCCCACTTGAACGTGGTGCCTGCCTGGCTGCCCTGTTCGCGCCAGCGCACGATATGGCCGTTGGTGTTGCCCACGCGCGGGTTGGCGGCGTTGAGCTTGTCGGCGGTGCGCTGGGAGTTGTTGGTCATGGTCATGTAAACCTCGTTGTTCAACGGGTTCACACCACCCCACTCGGGGCGGTCCATCTTGGTAGCGCCGCGGGCATCTGCAGCCAGACGGCAGTGAATCAATACATCCGCCTGGTCGGCGAAGGGGTACAGGGAGTTGCCGGCATCCAGGCCGTTCTTGCCATGGGTCAGCTCCAGCCATTCGCCGGTGCCGTCGTCGTTGAACTTGGCGGCGTACAGCGTACCCTTGTCCAGATACTTGGCGCTGGCTTCGAAGCCCTTGTTCACGTCAGCTGGATCCCACTTGGCATCCGAAACGTACTTGAACACGTACTCGTTGCGGGCGTCGTCACCGGAATAGATCACGATCGGTTCGCCTGCCTTGGCTGGAGCCGGCCAGGCGCCTTCGTGGTTGAAGCGGCCCAGCGCAGTGCGCTTGACCGGCTTGCTGTCGGGTTTGAAGGGGTCGATTTCCACCACCCAGCCGAAGGTGTTGAAGATGTTGCGGAAGTCGTCCTTGGCAGTGGAGCCCTCGCCGCCCTGGCTGCTGTTCCAGCGGGCAAACTTGTCGTCCGTCGCCTGATCGCCTTCCACCTGGTCCCAGCTGTAGGGGCTGACGCGACCCTGGGGCAGGCCGTAGCGCTTCAGGGCATCGACTTCGGCCTTGGTGCGACCGGTGTCATCGCCACGCTTGCGGGCCAGCACGTTCAGGTAGTTTTCTTCGCAGGTCAGGTAGGTGCCCCAGGGCGTGTAGCCGCAGGCGCAGTTGTTGTTCATGCCGAAGGCCGCCATGCCGTCCTTGGACAGCTTGGTGACCAGCTTGGCATTGCCCGCAGCCGGGCCGCCGAAGGCCATCGGGGTTGCGGAGTGCACGCGGATGTTGAACTCTGAGTCGACCATCTTCATGTCGTTGCTGCCGGCATCGCGCCTGACTTCCACCACGCTGGCGCCGTGTGCATAGACTTCCTTGGTGATCTCGTCGGCCTTGCGGCGGCGATAGTACAGGTAGTCATCATTCGCCTTTTTGTAGGCGGCTTTCTGCTCGTCGCTTGCATCCTTGGCAAGGCTTGCGGGCTTCGGAAACTTGGGGTCGGCAATCCAGGTAATGCCGTTCTCATGCAGACCATAAGGCTGCACCACGTATTCGTGGTTCACGCACAGCAGGCCCTTGTCGGAGCGGTTGGCATCAAACTTGCCGTCGTTGCTCAGGCCGAAGTAGTACATGCCGTCGTGGCCGTCACCGATGCGGAACTGGTAGGACTCGGCCGTCTCGGAGCCGTCATCCTTCCAGCTGCTGTGGCCATACCTGATCGGGTCGCCCAGGGCGTGCAGGATGCTGACCTGATAGTCCTTGGGCACCGTCACCAGGTCGGCGTTGGTGTGTTGCACGGGTTCGAAGCTGAGCTTGAGCTTGTCGGCACCCTTGTCGGCGTTGGGGCTCGGGGTCGCGGTGCCACCGTCACCACCACACGCCGTCAGGCCCACGCTGCCCAGCAGCACGCCGGCAGAAGTGGCCACGCTGCCGCGCAGCACGCTGCGGCGGTTCAGGTTGGACGCCAGGATGTCGTTGAAATGGGTGTTGTTGCTGTGGTTGACGATTTCGTTATCGTCGTAGATAACGGAAGGGGTCTTGTCGGAATGCATGAAGGCTCCAGAAATGGGTGGACGAAAACGACTGCCCATCATGCAGTTGCAAAATGACGAATTGGTTACCCCTTGTTGAAGCTTGGATGACACCCTCCGCAGGGTGCCATCGCCAACAGAATCAGCCCAGCGTCACCCGCGCAAACTTGCGCTTGCCCACCTGCAGCACATAGGTGCCCGCGCCCAGTTTCAGGCCCTTGTCGCTGATCACGCTGCCATCCACGCGCACGCCGCCGCCATCGATCAGGCGGTTGGCCTCGCCCGACGAGGCCGTCAGGCCCGCCTGCTTGAGCAGGGCGCCGATGCCCACCGGCGCGCCGCCGTCGCCCAGCGGCAGGCTGCGCTCGTCGATCTCGTCCGGAATGCCGCCGCGCGAGCGGTTGATGAAATCCTGCTCGGCCGCATCGGCCGCCGCTGCGCTGTGGAAGCGCGCCGTGATCTCCTTGGCCAGCGCCACTTTCACTTCCTTCGGATTGCGCCCGCCTTCCACCTGCGAGCGCAGCATGCGGATTTCTTCCTCCGAGCGGAAGGACAGCAGGGTGAACCAGCGCCACATCAGCGTATCGCTGATCGACAGCACCTTGGCGAACATGGTGTTGGCGTCCTCGGTGATGCCGATGTAGTTGTTCTTGGACTTGGACATCTTGTCCACGCCGTCCAGGCCCTCCAGCAGCGGCATGGTCAGAATGCACTGCGGCTCCTGGCCGTACTCTTCCTGCAGGTGGCGCCCCATCAGCAGGTTGAACTTCTGGTCGGTGCCGCCCAGCTCGATATCGGACTTGAGCGCCACCGAGTCGTAGCCCTGCATCAGCGGATACAGGAACTCGTGGATGCTGATCGAGTTGCCGGCATGGAAGCGCTCATGGAAGTCGTTGCGCTCCATCATGCGCGCCACGGTGTACTTCGCGGCCAGCTGGATCATGCCGCGCGCGCCGAGCTGGTCGTTCCACTCGCTGTTGTAGCGGATCTCGGTCTTGCTCGGGTCCAGTACCTTGCTGGCCTGCTGGTAGTAGGTTTCGGCGTTGTACTTGATCTGCTCGGCCGTCAGCGGCGGGCGCGTGCTGTTGCGGCCGGAGGGATCGCCAATCAGACTGGTGAAGTCACCGATCAGGAAGATGACCGTGTGGCCCAGGTCCTGCAGCTGGCGCATCTTGTTCAGCACCACCGTGTGGCCGATGTGGATGTCGGGCGCCGTCGGATCCAGCCCCAGCTTGATGCGCAGCGGCTGGCCGCTCTGCTCGGACTTGATCAGCTTGCGCAGCCAGTCGTTCTCGGGCAACAGTTCCTCGCAGCCACGTTTTGTAACATTCAGTGCATGTAGCACATCGGAACTGGGATTCAACTGGTTGATTTCAGTACTGTTTAACATTTTCGTCATGTTTGTGTGCCGCTGCCGCCGTGTAACATGCGCTTGCAAATGGCAGAAAGGGTTGCGGGTAATTCAGGATGCTGACAGAGAAAGACTGTCATACTCCACACCCAGATGTCATCCTGCTCCTACATCCGTGTAGCACGGGGGATGACAGTAGTAGGAAGTGGCGCTCATTTTATCCAACAGCGCCGCAGTGGGGCGGCAGAACTGTGATCTCCCTGTATCGACACGGAATGTGTCGCGGGGCGCCCTCGACGAGGATGCAGTTTTCGGGCGATCGTGCTCGCTGCATGTGCAGAAAATTCAATGCGTGGCCTGATCCGGCCCTTGATGCAGGGTGACTGCGAGTCGCCTGGCCGGAGCGGTGCGTGCCCTGTGATGGAGGCCCTGCCGGTCTCCATGGTAAGAAATTGATGACTGAAACCGAACAGACAAGCGAAGTGGAACAAGGCAGCGAGACAGGCGTCCAGGGGACGCTGCGCGCTGCAGCGTGCGAGGCGCGTGCCTGGATGCGCCGCAACCCGCGCGCAGGCCTCGGCGCCCTGGCTGCCGTGATGCTGCTGGGTGCGGGTGGTGCCTTTGCCGTGGTCGCTCCCAATCAGCAGGATGACGTGGTCATCCGCCAGGTGCTGGAAGTGGTGCAACCCGCCACGGCCCTGAGCAAGCAGGAGGCCGACCTGCGCGCCCACGAATTCGTGCTCTACCGCAATACCGACACCCGCGAGAACGATACTGCAGCCAGCCTGCTGACCCGTATCGGCGTGAGCGACGCTGCTGCCGAGAGCTATCTGCGCACGACCGATGCGGTGCGCGGCGAACTGTTGGGCCAGAACCAGCGCGCCGTGCAGGCCGAGGTGCTGCCCGACCAGCGCCTCAAGTCCCTGCGTGTGCGCTGGATCGAAGCCGGCCAGACGCGCCGCTACCAGGAGCTGACCATTACCCGCGAAGGCGACGGCTTCCGCTACCAGACCAAGTCCGGTGCGCCTGAAGTGCGTACCGAACTGGCCAGCGTGACGCTGGGCGGCAAGTATTTCCAGGCAACCGGTGCCGCCGGCGTGCCCGCTGCAGTCGCCACCCAGGTGCTGAATATCTTCGATCCGGTAACCCGCATCGAACAGGATGCGCGCAAGGGCGACGCCCTGACCGTGGCCTACGAGAGCATGGCCGTGGACGGCGAAGTGCTGGGCTTCGGCCGTGTGCTCAACGCGAAGGTGCAGGTGCAGGGCAGCACGCACAGCGCCGTGTGGTTTGACGGCGGCCGCGGCCAGTCCGGCAAGTACTACACACCCGAGGGCAAGAGCCTGGAGCTGGCCTACCTGGCTTCGCCGATTCCCGGCGGCGCCTTCATCACCAGCGGTTTTTCTCCGTATCGCCTGCACCCCGTGTTTGGCGATGCGCGCCCGCACACGGGTGTGGACTATCGCGTTGCCATCGGTACTCCGGTGGTGACCGTGGCTGACGGGACCGTGAGCTTTGCCGGTACGCAGACCGGCTATGGCAATGTGGTCATCGTCGAGCATGCCAACAAGCAGTCCACGCTGTATGCCCACCTGAACAGCATCCATGTGCGTGTGGGCGAGAAGGTGGTACAGGGCAGCATGATTGCCAAATCCGGCAATACCGGCTGGTCCACCGGGCCGCACCTGCATTTCGAAACGCGCAACAACGACGTGCCGGAGAACCCCGAGGTGGTGCTGGCCGAGAAGCGCGCCGAAACCCTGGCCGCTTCGCAGCGTCCGGCCTTCAACCAAGTCGTGGCACTGGCCCAGCGCAACTGGGAGCAGGCGCAAGGCATTCAGCTCGCCAGCGCCCGTTGATCCCGCAGGGGCTGGCGTATGATGCGCGCATGACTGCGCCAGCTACCGCTTTTCCCCTGACCTGCATCGGCCTCATGTCCGGCACCTCCATGGATGGTGTCGACGGCGTTCTGGTCGACATCAGCCCCGCTTCTGGCGGGGCTTCGTCTTTGCGCCTGGTGCAGCGTGCCTTTGCCAGCGTGGACCTGCCGCAGGCTTTGCGCGATGAACTGCTGGCGCTCAACAGCCCTGGCGACAACGAATTGCACCGTGCGGCGCTGGCCGCCAATGCGCTGATGCAGGTGTATGCCCAGTGCGTGCAGCAGCTATGCGCACAGGCGGGTCTGGCGCCTGCCGACGTGGCCGTCATCGGTGCGCATGGGCAGACGGTGCGGCATCGCCCGGGTCTGTTTGATGGGATGGGGTACACGACACAACTGGTCAATGGCGCCTTGCTGGCCGAGCTGAGCGGCATTGCCGTGGCCTGCGATTTCCGCAGCCGCGACGTGGCTGCAGGCGGGCAGGGCGCGCCGCTGGTGCCGGTGTTTCACCAGGCGCTGTGGCAAAGCGGCGCCGGCTTCCAATGCGGCAGTGGTACCATGGCCGTGCTTAATCTTGGCGGCATCGCGAATCTGAGCCTGCTGCAGCCTGGCAGGACGCCTGTCGGCTTCGATTGCGGCCCTGCCAACGCTTTGCTCGATGGCTGGTGCCAACTGCATACCGGCCAGCCCTATGATGCCGATGGCCGCTGGGCGGCGCAGGGGCAGCTGCAGGCCGCGCTGTTGCAGCAGTTGATGGCCGAGCCCTATATCCAGCAGCCCCCACCCAAGAGCACGGGGCGCGATCTTTTCAATATGGAGTGGTTGCAGCAGCAACTCGCAGCGCATCCCGGCATGGCTCCGGTGGATGTGCAGGCGACACTCACGGCCTATACGGTGCAAGCGGCAGCGCATCATCTGCGCACGTCTGCGCCCGACGCCAGGCGCCTGCTGGTATGCGGCGGTGGCGTACGCAACGGGGAAATCATGCGCCAGCTGGCGCAGGCGCTGCCTGGTGTGATCGTGGAATCCACCCTGGCCCACGGCATGGATCCGCAAGCGGTGGAGGCCACTGCTTTTGCCTGGCTGGCCAGCAAGACCTGGCTGCGTGAGCCGATCGACATGACGGCCGTCACAGGGGCACGCGGCCCGCGCGTGCTCGGTTGCCTGTATCCTGCCTGACCCGGCAGCCCGGCAGCCCGGCAGCCCGGCAGCCCGGCAGCCCGGCAGCCCGGCAGCCCGGCAGCCCGGCAGCCCGGCAGGCGCAGCGCGATATCTGTGCTGCGCCACCCGAGGCCAAGCCGGTGCTTACCGTCAGGAGAGTACCAGCTGCATCCGCGAATTACAGGCTGTCGCCAAAGTCCGTGCGGAACTTCTCGACCAGCTTCTGCTGCCAGCCCGACACCGGTGCCAGACGGCCATAGAAGAAGCGCAGGATGGCAGGCTCGTCCGTGAACTGCAGGCCTTCCACCAGCTGGCGGTTCCGGTACAGCCACACCAGGCGATCCACCACATACTTCACCTGCGACAGCGTGAACACGCGGCGCGGCATGGCCAGGCGCAGCAACTCCATGTTGGCCATCGGCTCGGTGCCGTCCGGGTCACGCTGCTCGGACAGAGTGCCGCGCTCCATGCCGCGCACGCCGCTGACGATGTACAGCGCCGAAGCCAGCGCACCGGCCGGGTACTGCGCCTGCGGGATGTGGTCCAGGAACTGCATCACGTTGATGTGGCAGCCCAGGCCGCCAGCAGGGGTGATCACCGGCACGCCGTGCTTCTGCAGCTCGTCCACCATGTAGGCGATGAACTGCGGACCCTGGCTGATCATGTCCTCGTCCATGGTCTCGTCCAGGCCGACGGTCAGCGCTTCCATCTCGCGCACCGACATGCCGCCGTAGGTCAGAAAGCCCTCGTACAGCGGCACCAGACCGCGCATCTTCTCGTACACGGCCTTGCTGCGGATGCAGATGCCGCCGCCACGCGCGCAGCCCAGCTTGCGCGCGGAGAAGTAGATGATGTCGCACAGGTCGGCCATCTTGCGCGTGATCTCGCGGATGGACAGGGCCTTGCAGCTCTCCTCGCGCTGCTTGAGGAAGTACAGGTTGTCGGCCAGCAGGCTGGCGTCCAGTACCAGCAGCAGCTTGTGCTCGTCGCACACGCGGCGGATGTCGGCCAGGTTCTGCAGCGAGATGGGCTGGCCGCCGATCAGGTTGGTGCCGGCTTCCATGCGCACGAAAGCGATCTTGTCGGCGCCATGTTTGGCAATGATGCCTTCGAGCTTCGCCACATCCATGTCGCCCTTGAACGGGTGCGCGCTGACCACTTCCAGACCCTTGTCGGAAATGATCTCTTCCACCATGCCGCCGTTGAGCGTGATGTGCGCCTTGGTGGTGGTGAAGTGGTAGTTCATCGGCACCACGCTGCCCTGCGTCACCAGCGTCTGCGCCAGGATATTCTCGCAGGCACGGCCCTGGTGCGTGGGCAGGAAGTAGTCCATGCCGAAGATCTCGTTGAGCTTGCGCTCCAGGCGCGTGTAGGTGGCGCTGCCGGCGTAGCTGTCATCGGCGATCATCATGGCGGCCTGCTGCTGGTCGCTCATGGCGTTCACGCCGCTGTCGGTCAGCATGTCCATGAAGACATCCTTGTTCTGCAGCAGGAAGGTGTTGTTGCCTGCCTCGGTGATGGCGGCCAGGCGCTGCTCCACCGGAACGAGATTGAGTTTCTGCACAATGCGAACCTTGTGCATTTCGAGCGGAACCTGTTCGCCGCTGAAGAATTTGACGTGTGCCATGGATGGGAAACCTCCGATTTTTTGAAAGTAGAAGCCCGAAGCCGCGGAAAAACACACCGCAGCAGGGATCGGGTTCTTTAGGTTCGGCAGGGCTGTAGGAATGAAGTCCGACTGGTGCCACCTGACATTATGCAATTCGGTGAATTGCGGATGCGGACGCGTCAGCAGCTTGGATGATCCAGATTAAGAGTCGCGCAGAAATTACCGGTGCCCCGAAGGATGCTTGGCGGACCAAGACGCTGGGATATTGCGAAGAAGCGCCCCACACATGGAGAGGAGCGCCCAAGCAGGCTTGGGAGGCAATGCGTTTGCCAGGGTCGGGGGGTGCTAGAAAAAAGCGCGAGAATGCCGTCAGGCCTTGCTGGCCTCAACTGCCCAGCTGGCGCCGGTACCGCGCTTGAGCAACTTGTGCACCACCGGCAGCGCCTGCTCCAGCTGCTCTTTCAGCACGAAAGGAGGGTTGATGACGAACATGCCGCTGGCGCGCAGTCCATCGCGTGCGCTGTTTTCATCCCCGCGACCAATCGCCAGCGTGGCATGCAGCCAGCTCTTGCCGGCCTGCTGGGCCAGGGCCTTGAGCTTGCGCGGCAGTTCATGTGCCTCGGGGCGCGGAATCACCGGATACCAGACTGCGTAGCAGCCGGTGGCAAACCGCTGCAGGGCGTCCTGCACCGTGGCAGTCACCTGGCCGTAGTCGGTCTTGAGCTCGTAGCTCGGGTCGATCAGCACCAGTCCGCGGCGGCTCGGTGGCGGCAGCAGGCCTTTCAAACCGGCAAAGCCGTTGTTGCGCACCACGTGGATCGCATCGGGTCGGCCGAGCTCTGCCACGTTGTTGTCGAGCAGGCGGCTGTCGGTCGGGTGCAGTTCGAACAGGCGCAACTGGTCTTGCGGGCGCATCAGCGTGGCCGTGATGAAGGGCGAGCCGGGATACTTGCGCAGCGCCTCGCCGCCGTTGAAGCCGGCCAGCAACGCAAGGTAGGCGGCCAGGGCTTCCGGCGCCCTGGCCTCGTCCGGGGCGCCCGGGCCATACTGCTGCCACAGCGGCAGCACGCCTTCGTTGGCTTCACCGCTGGTCTGCGCATCACCGCCATCGAGCCGGTACAGGCCGGTGCCGGCGTGCGTATCGGCCAGCAGCAGGGGCGTTTCCTTGGACGAAGTGAGATAGCGCAGGATGGCAACCAGCGTCATGTGCTTGAGCACATCGGCGTGGTTGCCTGCGTGGAAGGCGTGGCGGTAGCTGAACATGATGCCCGCCATCGTACAGGGCTTTGTGGGCCGGCGGGCACAGTCGAAGGGTGGCAGTCATCAAATACTTGTGGCAATCACCGGATTCTTCGTATAATCATCGGCTTGCCTGCGTCTTTGGCCCGCGGCAAAAGCAGTACCCCCACCTAAGAGGTTCTCACCAGAAGAACACCGACCGTGGAATAGGCCGGACGCCCCCGCCGTGCAATGGTTGCGCGGCACGGCTAGCGAAATAGCCAGCCAAACCACATTTCCAAAGGAAAAAACCCATGAAAACATTCAGCGCAAAACCCGCTGAGGTGCAACATGAGTGGTTTGTGATTGACGCCACCGACAAGGTGCTCGGCCGGGTAGCCAGCGAAGTTGCCCTCCGTCTGCGCGGCAAACACAAAGCCATTTACACCCCCCACGTCGATACCGGCGACTACATCGTCGTGATCAACGCCTCCAAGCTGAAAGTGACCGGTACCAAGTCTCTGGACAAGATGTACTATCGCCACTCCGGCTTCCCCGGCGGCATCTATGCCACCAACTTCCGCGATCTGCAGGCCAAGCATCCCGGCCGCGCGCTCGAGAAGGCCGTCAAGGGCATGCTGCCCAAGGGTCCTCTGGGCTACGCCATGATCAAGAAGCTGAAGGTGTACGGCGGTGCTGAGCATCCGCACACTGCCCAACAACCCAAAGTGCTGGAAGTCTAAAGGAGCATCACAATGATTGGTGATTGGAACAATGGCACCGGCCGTCGCAAATCCAGCGTCGCCCGCGTGTTTCTGAAAAAAGGCTCCGGCAAGATCACGGTCAACGGCAAGGACATCCAAGAGTTCTTCGGCCGCCAGACCTCCATCATGATCGCCAAGCAGCCGCTGGCCCTGACTGAAAACCTGGAATCCTTCGACGTGCAGGTCAACGTGCACGGCGGCGGCGAATCCGGCCAGG
The DNA window shown above is from Brachymonas denitrificans and carries:
- a CDS encoding M23 family metallopeptidase; amino-acid sequence: MTETEQTSEVEQGSETGVQGTLRAAACEARAWMRRNPRAGLGALAAVMLLGAGGAFAVVAPNQQDDVVIRQVLEVVQPATALSKQEADLRAHEFVLYRNTDTRENDTAASLLTRIGVSDAAAESYLRTTDAVRGELLGQNQRAVQAEVLPDQRLKSLRVRWIEAGQTRRYQELTITREGDGFRYQTKSGAPEVRTELASVTLGGKYFQATGAAGVPAAVATQVLNIFDPVTRIEQDARKGDALTVAYESMAVDGEVLGFGRVLNAKVQVQGSTHSAVWFDGGRGQSGKYYTPEGKSLELAYLASPIPGGAFITSGFSPYRLHPVFGDARPHTGVDYRVAIGTPVVTVADGTVSFAGTQTGYGNVVIVEHANKQSTLYAHLNSIHVRVGEKVVQGSMIAKSGNTGWSTGPHLHFETRNNDVPENPEVVLAEKRAETLAASQRPAFNQVVALAQRNWEQAQGIQLASAR
- a CDS encoding tryptophanase — protein: MAHVKFFSGEQVPLEMHKVRIVQKLNLVPVEQRLAAITEAGNNTFLLQNKDVFMDMLTDSGVNAMSDQQQAAMMIADDSYAGSATYTRLERKLNEIFGMDYFLPTHQGRACENILAQTLVTQGSVVPMNYHFTTTKAHITLNGGMVEEIISDKGLEVVSAHPFKGDMDVAKLEGIIAKHGADKIAFVRMEAGTNLIGGQPISLQNLADIRRVCDEHKLLLVLDASLLADNLYFLKQREESCKALSIREITRKMADLCDIIYFSARKLGCARGGGICIRSKAVYEKMRGLVPLYEGFLTYGGMSVREMEALTVGLDETMDEDMISQGPQFIAYMVDELQKHGVPVITPAGGLGCHINVMQFLDHIPQAQYPAGALASALYIVSGVRGMERGTLSEQRDPDGTEPMANMELLRLAMPRRVFTLSQVKYVVDRLVWLYRNRQLVEGLQFTDEPAILRFFYGRLAPVSGWQQKLVEKFRTDFGDSL
- the creB gene encoding two-component system response regulator CreB; this translates as MTVPAPCPLLLVEDDPAIAETVTYALAREGMITTHCLLLQDARRQLEQQAYAALILDIGLPDGSGLDFCRELRQQAATATLPILMLSARSDELDRVLGLELGADDYLGKPFSPRELVARLRALLRRSRQMTAGPGAPAPEAFVHDLAGQRILLHGTALALTRMEYGLLACLLEHAGRILARDYLLDRVWGVQADSADRTVDTHVKTLRAKLRQVDGRHEYIATHRGMGYSLELPQQP
- a CDS encoding anhydro-N-acetylmuramic acid kinase, whose translation is MSGTSMDGVDGVLVDISPASGGASSLRLVQRAFASVDLPQALRDELLALNSPGDNELHRAALAANALMQVYAQCVQQLCAQAGLAPADVAVIGAHGQTVRHRPGLFDGMGYTTQLVNGALLAELSGIAVACDFRSRDVAAGGQGAPLVPVFHQALWQSGAGFQCGSGTMAVLNLGGIANLSLLQPGRTPVGFDCGPANALLDGWCQLHTGQPYDADGRWAAQGQLQAALLQQLMAEPYIQQPPPKSTGRDLFNMEWLQQQLAAHPGMAPVDVQATLTAYTVQAAAHHLRTSAPDARRLLVCGGGVRNGEIMRQLAQALPGVIVESTLAHGMDPQAVEATAFAWLASKTWLREPIDMTAVTGARGPRVLGCLYPA
- a CDS encoding DUF808 domain-containing protein encodes the protein MASSLFLLLDDIATLLDDVSVMTKVAAKKTAGVLGDDLALNAQQVSGVKADRELPVVWAVAKGSFVNKLILVPLALLISAFLPWLIKPLLMVGGAFLCFEGVEKLAHTFLHSKTEDAAHHAEMVEAVANPDVDLVAYEKDKIKGAIRTDFILSAEIIVISLGTVAAAALPQRIAVLSAIAIVMTIGVYGLVAGIVKLDDMGLWLSRKAGSLAQSFGRFLLWVTPWLMRALSVLGTLAMFLVGGGIIAHGIAPLAHWLHEIELSWSGLFSSVTAMLVNLGIGLLVGAVVLAVVTLIQRLRKPAGTTI
- a CDS encoding PhoX family protein codes for the protein MHSDKTPSVIYDDNEIVNHSNNTHFNDILASNLNRRSVLRGSVATSAGVLLGSVGLTACGGDGGTATPSPNADKGADKLKLSFEPVQHTNADLVTVPKDYQVSILHALGDPIRYGHSSWKDDGSETAESYQFRIGDGHDGMYYFGLSNDGKFDANRSDKGLLCVNHEYVVQPYGLHENGITWIADPKFPKPASLAKDASDEQKAAYKKANDDYLYYRRRKADEITKEVYAHGASVVEVRRDAGSNDMKMVDSEFNIRVHSATPMAFGGPAAGNAKLVTKLSKDGMAAFGMNNNCACGYTPWGTYLTCEENYLNVLARKRGDDTGRTKAEVDALKRYGLPQGRVSPYSWDQVEGDQATDDKFARWNSSQGGEGSTAKDDFRNIFNTFGWVVEIDPFKPDSKPVKRTALGRFNHEGAWPAPAKAGEPIVIYSGDDARNEYVFKYVSDAKWDPADVNKGFEASAKYLDKGTLYAAKFNDDGTGEWLELTHGKNGLDAGNSLYPFADQADVLIHCRLAADARGATKMDRPEWGGVNPLNNEVYMTMTNNSQRTADKLNAANPRVGNTNGHIVRWREQGSQAGTTFKWDIYLFGARVDGKQSENLSKLSATNDFSSPDGLYFDQRTQGGAGLLWIQTDDGAYTDVTNCMMLAAIPGEVGDGKTVTTKEGQQTIMGAHATGENIRRFLVGPYDCEITGVVVTPDGKTLFFNVQHPGEADANFATNEFTSHWPGNQPGITSQHKDHKRPRSATVVVTRKDGGVIAL
- the tyrS gene encoding tyrosine--tRNA ligase; amino-acid sequence: MLNSTEINQLNPSSDVLHALNVTKRGCEELLPENDWLRKLIKSEQSGQPLRIKLGLDPTAPDIHIGHTVVLNKMRQLQDLGHTVIFLIGDFTSLIGDPSGRNSTRPPLTAEQIKYNAETYYQQASKVLDPSKTEIRYNSEWNDQLGARGMIQLAAKYTVARMMERNDFHERFHAGNSISIHEFLYPLMQGYDSVALKSDIELGGTDQKFNLLMGRHLQEEYGQEPQCILTMPLLEGLDGVDKMSKSKNNYIGITEDANTMFAKVLSISDTLMWRWFTLLSFRSEEEIRMLRSQVEGGRNPKEVKVALAKEITARFHSAAAADAAEQDFINRSRGGIPDEIDERSLPLGDGGAPVGIGALLKQAGLTASSGEANRLIDGGGVRVDGSVISDKGLKLGAGTYVLQVGKRKFARVTLG